Proteins co-encoded in one bacterium genomic window:
- a CDS encoding phosphatidylserine/phosphatidylglycerophosphate/cardiolipin synthase family protein yields MRYHFHTNSSAAWDAMRKAIAVARTTIYWESYIFIDDELGRSFLELLKSAAARGVRVKLILDGVGSFTVFSSLANELAASGVEVLYFNRLLHWWNPARLRMGWFARTHRKLLVVDGVVGFVGGVNIGRHFRRWNDLQLEVRGNIVRSFTRSFAKSYRICGGGDRITIPPRRITAVDVAFLDHWPGTRKSVLKQYYKAACARAKQRIVIATPYFVPHHWLMRELKKAVRRGVAVEVILPRQTDLRVLNIANYIFAALGAEAGLSFFFTTEMIHAKAMLVDDKEGMVGSNNIDARSFDYNAESGAAFQDERMVGDLRAILERWERQAVPYVPAEHRRWYEYVLRWIFKLAQPIL; encoded by the coding sequence ATGCGATATCATTTTCATACTAATTCATCGGCGGCGTGGGACGCGATGCGGAAAGCGATTGCCGTGGCGCGGACGACTATCTACTGGGAGTCATATATTTTTATTGACGACGAACTTGGCCGTAGTTTTTTAGAGCTGTTGAAATCCGCCGCCGCAAGAGGTGTGCGCGTGAAGTTGATTTTGGACGGCGTCGGCAGTTTTACGGTGTTTTCCTCGCTTGCGAACGAGCTTGCCGCAAGCGGCGTGGAGGTACTGTATTTCAACCGGTTGTTACATTGGTGGAATCCGGCGCGACTACGCATGGGGTGGTTCGCGCGCACGCATCGCAAATTGTTGGTTGTGGACGGCGTCGTCGGTTTCGTCGGTGGCGTGAACATCGGCCGGCATTTCCGTCGGTGGAACGATCTTCAGCTTGAAGTGCGCGGGAATATCGTGCGGAGTTTTACGCGGTCATTTGCGAAATCGTACCGCATCTGCGGAGGAGGTGACCGCATCACAATTCCTCCGCGCCGGATAACTGCGGTGGACGTGGCGTTTCTGGACCACTGGCCGGGGACGCGCAAAAGTGTTTTAAAACAGTACTATAAAGCGGCGTGCGCGAGGGCGAAACAACGCATCGTCATCGCGACGCCGTATTTCGTGCCGCATCATTGGCTGATGCGCGAGTTGAAGAAAGCGGTGCGCCGCGGTGTCGCGGTGGAAGTCATCTTGCCGCGGCAGACTGACCTCCGCGTATTAAATATCGCGAATTATATTTTTGCGGCGCTTGGCGCCGAGGCGGGACTGTCATTTTTTTTCACCACGGAAATGATTCACGCGAAGGCGATGCTTGTGGATGATAAAGAGGGGATGGTGGGGTCCAACAACATTGACGCGCGGAGTTTTGACTACAACGCGGAGTCCGGCGCCGCGTTTCAGGATGAACGCATGGTCGGCGATTTGCGGGCTATTTTGGAACGGTGGGAGCGGCAAGCGGTGCCGTACGTGCCGGCAGAACACCGGCGCTGGTATGAATATGTGCTGCGTTGGATATTTAAACTCGCGCAACCGATATTGTAG
- a CDS encoding YvcK family protein, whose translation MLKKLKSDKKIVVIGGGTGVFTVLSGLRKHFADLTAIVTMADDGGSTGVLREEFGILPPGDVRRALIALSGRDNAMLAKLFNYRFAEGKGLSGHSFGNLMLAALERLTGSFPRAIEEAGKMLGVAGRVLPVTLTKTRLHAELEDGRIVDGEANIDVPLHDGRLRIVRVWLKPTARITAAARVAIMEADAVLVGPGDLYTSIIPNILVRGVPEALKQTKAKKMYVVNLMTKHGETNGFAASDFVCALERYLGANVLDAVIANSNVPALSRLKPYVHEGAALVKIDAVNFPKGLRLTRADLLRPRGFLRHDSEKLARVVKKLVE comes from the coding sequence ATGCTGAAGAAATTAAAAAGCGATAAAAAAATCGTCGTTATCGGCGGAGGCACCGGTGTGTTCACTGTGCTTTCCGGATTGCGCAAACATTTTGCCGACTTGACGGCTATCGTCACGATGGCGGATGACGGTGGTTCCACCGGCGTGTTGCGCGAAGAGTTCGGTATTTTGCCTCCGGGCGATGTGCGGCGCGCGCTGATCGCGCTTTCGGGGCGCGATAATGCGATGCTCGCGAAACTCTTTAATTACCGTTTTGCCGAAGGTAAGGGGTTGAGTGGCCACAGTTTCGGCAATCTGATGCTTGCGGCGCTGGAGCGCCTGACCGGAAGTTTTCCGCGCGCGATTGAGGAGGCAGGAAAAATGCTCGGGGTCGCGGGGCGCGTGTTGCCGGTGACACTGACAAAAACCCGTTTGCACGCGGAGCTTGAGGATGGAAGAATTGTAGACGGTGAGGCAAACATCGACGTTCCCTTGCACGACGGGCGGTTGCGTATTGTGCGTGTATGGTTAAAACCCACAGCGCGCATCACCGCCGCGGCGCGAGTCGCAATCATGGAAGCGGACGCGGTGCTCGTTGGGCCGGGCGATCTCTACACCAGTATCATTCCGAACATTCTTGTTCGCGGCGTGCCAGAGGCGTTGAAACAAACCAAAGCGAAGAAAATGTATGTCGTGAATCTCATGACAAAGCACGGAGAAACAAACGGCTTTGCCGCGTCGGATTTCGTTTGCGCGCTTGAGCGTTATCTCGGCGCAAACGTGCTGGATGCCGTTATCGCGAATAGTAACGTGCCGGCGCTGTCGCGCTTGAAGCCATACGTGCACGAAGGCGCGGCGCTTGTGAAGATTGACGCGGTGAATTTTCCAAAAGGATTGCGGCTCACGCGCGCCGATCTGCTTCGGCCGCGCGGATTTTTGCGGCACGATTCGGAAAAACTCGCGCGAGTGGTCAAAAAGCTCGTGGAATAG